One window from the genome of Asterias amurensis chromosome 12, ASM3211899v1 encodes:
- the LOC139945397 gene encoding uncharacterized protein encodes MSPCVSALNASNQSRPSVSHIKELMSHILMKNNFTFSDRHFLQVQGTAMGTKMAPSYANLFMSQWEDRLLSSAPNRPLVWWRFIDDIFSIWCGDQDSLDEFINHINSFHPTIKFTTEQSLTSVNFLDVTITKSPNGLVTDVYSKPTDTHQYLLSNSCHPSHCKKAIAYSQALRIRRICSTDTLYKRRSSELRKHLVSRGHSELFQWS; translated from the exons ATGAGTCCATGTGTCTCTGCCCTCAATGCTAGTAATCAGTCCCGCCCCTCAGTGAGTCATATTAAGGAACTCATGAGCCACATTTTAATGAAGaataatttcacattttctgACAGGCATTTTCTACAGGTACAGGGTACTGCCATGGGTACCAAAATGGCACCCTCATATGCTAACCTATTCATGTCTCAGTGGGAGGACAGACTCCTGTCCTCCGCCCCCAACCGACCACTAGTTTGGTGGAGATTTATTGATGATATTTTCTCCATCTGGTGTGGTGACCAAGACAGCCTGGATGAGTTTATTAACCATATCAACTCATTTCACCCCACCATAAAGTTCACTACCGAACAATCTCTCACCAGTGTGAACTTTCTAGATGTGACAATAACCAAGTCTCCTAATGGCCTTGTCACAGATGTTTACAGTAAACCCACCGACACCCACCAGTACCTTCTCTCCAATAGCTGCCACCCTAGTCACTGTAAGAAGGCAATTGCTTACAGTCAGGCCTTACGTATCAGGCGTATCTGTTCCACAGATACCCTGTACAAGAGGCGCTCATCAGAGCTAAGGAAACACCTTGTATCTAGGGGACACAGCGAAC TATTTCAGTGGTCGTGA
- the LOC139945398 gene encoding monocarboxylate transporter 12-like: MSDDGNPRGSWFAVICLLVSMFMWIGIIKGQGIMLPTLTEQFTTEAWLTGWLMVIVSGSIYLTGVFAAPLESIFGTRAVIVASGFMVGGSVIAASFATSIVQLAVILALGFGPGISFAYILSKSLIGRCFMTNYATANGIGQIGSPLGLILMAPLVQLLLDTYGWRGAMLLLGGFGLHLAVCGALLRHPLAEKQNQESYQQIPSCEDSKSKLRRDNESSSRIQLLEEVLMKIKRSFGISVCLQKTFWIPTVIAISNRLLHTLWSVYYVDHILSKGFSAEDAIVFCIAAGVAKLTAKLLTGPLVDRGVLKLRALMTILLALCSISLLTDPLVNSYWLAIVNVAIYDFSNGGITSLNDVYIRELIGPELLTCAFGWMEMVTGIVISCSGFFPGLIHDRTGSYDLAFVMMGCVCLASLVVLIAESLLLNKNN; encoded by the exons ATGTCCGACGATGGCAATCCCCGTGGAAGCTGGTTCGCCGTCATATGTCTTCTCGTTTCAATGTTCATGTGGATTGGAATTATTAAAGGTCAAGGCATAATGCTGCCGACTCTTACGGAGCAATTTACAACCGAGGCGTGGCTGACGGGCTGGTTGATGGTGATAGTCAGTGGCTCCATCTACCTAACTG GTGTCTTTGCAGCACCACTTGAATCTATATTTGGAACTAGAGCTGTGATCGTAGCGAGTGGTTTCATGGTTGGGGGATCTGTGATTGCTGCCTCCTTCGCAACAAGTATCGTTCAACTCGCCGTAATATTAGCTCTTGGATTCG GACCTGGGATAAGTTTTGCTTACATATTGTCGAAATCGTTGATTGGTCGTTGTTTCATGACTAACTATGCTACGGCCAATGGTATTGGACAGATAGGGAGTCCATTGGGATTGATTCTTATGGCTCCTTTAGTCCAATTACTTCTTGATACCTACGGGTGGCGTGGAGCTATGCTTTTGCTTGGTGGATTTGGTTTACATCTTGCCGTATGCGGCGCTCTTCTCCGACATCCATTAGCAGAAAAGCAGAACCAAGAATCCTACCAACAAATTCCTTCTTGTGAAGATTCGAAATCAAAATTACGAAGAGACAACGAGTCAAGTTCTAGAATACAACTTTTGGAAGAAGTTCTAATGAAGATAAAACGTAGTTTTGGTATCTCCGTCTGTTTGCAGAAAACTTTCTGGATCCCAACTGTCATAGCCATATCCAACAGATTGTTACATACGTTATGGAGTGTATATTACGTCGATCACATACTCAGTAAAGGTTTCAGTGCTGAAGATGCTATTGTATTTTGCATAGCTGCAGGAGTGGCAAAGTTAACTGCGAAGTTATTGACTGGTCCCCTCGTTGACAGAGGTGTCTTAAAGTTACGAGCTCTCATGACAATACTACTCGCCTTGTGTTCCATAAGTTTATTGACCGATCCGTTGGTGAACTCATACTGGCTAGCGATAGTGAATGTGGCAATTTATGATTTTTCTAATGGTGGAATAACTTCATTGAATGACGTCTACATAAGGGAGTTGATTGGCCCAGAGTTACTCACGTGTGCATTCGGTTGGATGGAAATGGTGACTGGAATTGTTATCTCTTGCAGCGGGTTTTTCCCAG GTTTGATACACGACCGGACTGGAAGCTACGACTTGGCTTTTGTCATGATGGGGTGTGTTTGTCTCGCATCACTGGTTGTGCTTATTGCAGAGAGCCTTTTGTTAAATAAGAACAACTGA
- the LOC139945257 gene encoding uncharacterized protein, which yields MKMSQNGLVRSMKPSTWRLYESSVCLTSCLNSHREAQCTDHCKNESTHNGTTGETPTLAALARHYRLGQLLKVIAPLVVLQERLYQRLEKRPNIDELAKRSFPSLFQILEDESKTVLQVSQTFSSDKESRFKMETNINIIRDSLNEILDALQAVHESKYDSPGCLSNKMAEIVDELLVEWSTVQAMRENLPERYSVNYGSTLEKTSL from the exons ATGAAG ATGTCACAAAATGGACTTGTCCGGTCGATGAAACCAAGTACATGGCGTCTGTACGAGTCATCCGTGTGTCTGACGTCATGCTTAAACTCTCATCGAGAAGCACAGTGTACAGATCACTGCAAAAATGAGTCCACACACAATGGAACGACTGGAGAGACGCCTACGTTAGCTGCACTGGCACGTCATTACAGGCTGGGGCAGCTGCTGAAGGTTATTGCTCCACTCGTTGTTCTACAGGAGCGGCTTTATCAGCGGCTTGAAAAGCGACCAAACATCGATGAACTAGCTAAGAGATCGTTTCCTAGTTTGTTTCAAATACTTGAAGAT GAATCTAAGACGGTGTTGCAGGTCTCCCAGACATTTTCATCAGACAAAGAGAGCCGtttcaaaatggaaactaatATCAATATTATAAGAGACTCTCTAAATGAGATTTTAGATGCGCTACAAGCCGTTCACGAATCTAAATACGACAGCCCAGGATGCTTAAGCAACAAGATGGCGGAGATTGTAGACGAGCTCCTGGTTGAATGGAGTACAGTGCAAGCAATGAGAGAAAATCTTCCTGAGAGATATTCAGTCAACTACGGCTCAACACTCGAGAAGACGTCGCTGTAA